Sequence from the Panicum virgatum strain AP13 chromosome 5N, P.virgatum_v5, whole genome shotgun sequence genome:
CACAATGAAGAGGTAATCACGTAAAACATTTGCATGAAATAATTTAAGCACTAGGAATTTAAAATATAAGTAAATGTGCTTAATTGAAAACATAAATGTCAATTGCATAGAATAAATTAAGCACTTGAAAACTTAAAGAATAAGTAAATGCGCTTAATTATagaaatgcaaaaataaattttatggaaaataaattgcatacaaaataaattgcataaaaaataaatgaagTGGAATATATTGTTAATGGGGATGTCTGATGACAATACTTTGAACAATATACTCAACACCTTGATTACTTGTTATTGGGAATTGCCGTGGGCAAACTCTTTGAACCATGTAACTGAAATTCCTATAGAAATAGGAACTCGAATGTATGAATTTACTGTGGTAAACTCATCTATAGTACATATTATGATACAACTTCTGTTGACATGTGGTCACAAAAATATTCATTTACATGAGGTAAATATTGTGCATCATAATTATATTTACATGGGGTAAATATAGTACTTTATAGATCTGTTAAAACCTAAGGGCTATTTGCGGAATTTAAATTGTTCGAATTACAAATACTTGAATTTAAATCCTTGCTGAAATGTAAATATTGAAAATAGTAAATATTATTGGGCGGCGGGCCGAGACAATCTCGTTTTCGGCCCACCGCCGCTTtgggtcggggggggggggggctggtgGGGCGAGTTGAGCGGCGCGGGCTTTTTGGGCCGGTCAGGCCGGCCCAGCAGCCGCCGGCCTTAAGGCCAGGCTCGGGCTAGGGTTGGGGGGTAACCCCCTCTCCCTGCCACCGTTGCGTGcctaggcgccgccgccgccgcgcgtttTGCCCGCTGCTACCGCGCcatgcagccgcagccgcagggctgcttggccgccgccggtgcgcaCAGAGGTGCCGCGCCgggccgccatcgccgcgccACCGGCGCGCACAGAGGTGCCGCCGGGCTATTCGGCCTCCGCGCCTAGGCGTGTGCTGATGCGCCGCTACCCCGTCACGCCGTCCTCCATGACGACGGTGGTGCAGTGGATGACGGAGGCCATCCAGGAGCAGCTGACGAAGTTGACGTCGAAGTTCGAGCGAATTTGGTGAGTGCTTCGGCATCTTACTCTTTGTTCGTCGGAGTTCTTGTCGTCTTCTTCTACTCAATTGGCTAGGGCCAGTGCTGATAACGTGTTAGAGAATGAAAATTGTAGGGACAAGAATGTAGTGAATGGAGCAAATTTTCTCGTTGATCTCAAGGTCCATTTATATAGGGAGATTACAACCTAGTTAAGACTAGGCATTTAGAACATCAGTTTCTCTTTCTAATGGCAGCCATAAAACTGATTCATAGCATAACAATAAACTCAATTTATATCCTTAACTATGGCTGTTACCATGGTCTTGATAGCTGCTTTGATGAGATCAAATAAAGAGCTTTCGTAACACAGCCTTAGCCTCTCAGCAGCTAGGGGGTTGTGATCGAAGCCCAAAGTGGCAACACCATTCgctgcatctctctctctctctgctcgcTTTGGTGGTTAAAGCAAGGCCATGATTGTCCCCTGGAATCTTATCCGGCTATGGCTCTAGTACAACTACATGCAATGCAAGAAGAGACCGATGGCCCCGCGAGGAAGACGTCGTGGTCACGTCCTGCACCGGATTAGACCATGGAAACATTCGCTTGTGGTTGTGGCCGTTAATAGAATGCAGCATTCGGCTTTTGCATATGCTATAAACCGATTAGCGGCGAAGCAACGCATCTGTGTGTTTATGGatataagagcaactccagcagggtTTCTATTTGGGTGACTAAACCCACATTTTAGTCATTCTGCTCAAATTTCCATCTCCAGCAGGGTTTTTACTTGGGTGACTAAAACGAGGGGGTGACTAAATTTCCTCTCTCACTCCGTCAATTTGGTAACTCTCTACTTAGGCTATCAAAAGTAAAGTCCACTATTTTTTAATCTATTTAGTCGGTGCTGCTGGAGTAGAGACTATATTTTAGGTGACTAAACTTGAAAAGTGGGTGACTAAAATGAGTTTTAGTCACTAAAATTTAGTCACtccactggagttgctctaaataTCTTTTTGTTTACACTGGCTGCCATTGGAATCGCGGTAAACAGTCAGGAGATTGGGAATCATCCATGTCATGCTCCATTCAGTTCGTTGGGATTCCTTTTTGTTAAGTGCAGCATGCAAAGTGGAGTCAAAAGTTGCGTAGGAACTTGTTATTAACTGTAAAAAGGGTTGAGTGAAAAAGTTGGGGGACAGATCGATCAAGGGAACTCgcatttttttcttcctttctttaaCCTCAGCTTTTATTGGAAAAAAGGACGGGACAAAGAAGACTACTGACTGTTGGCATCAGTCACACTCCTTTTTCTAATTACTCTCACATATCCTCCTCTCCTTTTTAGCTTCAGTTGCTGCTCTTCCAAATGACTAACCCTCCTGGGGGTTGTCGAGGGTCACTTATACtcattcaaaagaaaaaaaaagaaaggataaATGTCCTCGTGATGCGGCGATCGTTGACGATCACCAATTGCTCTTCAATCtcgtacaatttttttttgttttctgtttTTTCTCTGTTGTGTAGTTGCCTGATCAACCTGTAAAAGGCAAGGAACAAAAGAAGAGAAGATTGCATTAGTTGGGAGCACTAGGGCAGTCTGTCACTGTCATGTGTGTAATGTCGTCATCAGTTGTATTGACAGGCCAGCACAAGGGAGTGCTATAGTGTGCTTACCGTTGTATGATCTGGGCATATTGCACCTGAAGCACTCGGTTCGGTTGGCGTAGTTCTGCACGTTGCAACCTAGTCTGCAGAGACGAAATCAAACACGAAGCAGCATTAGCTTTCAGCAAGTAAAAGGATAGTAGACACGGACACTTGAGCAACTGCTAGTCCAGAAGGAATGCAGAGCCCACACGACAGGAAATTCCGTTTGGCAGCTCAGCATTCTTCTGGGCAGAATATTAATATTCCAGGGGACTTGAGTTGCAAATTTTTTAACAGAAAAGGGCTCAATAATGAATGTAATCTTTTTTCCCCCTCGATCTCATCCTGATCGATACGATCTTCATTTAATATTTGTGCAAAGCAGGGGGTTTCATGCATGCGTGTGTTGTTCACTATTTGTTCCTTGCCAAATTAAAGGTATACTTGCTAGAATACTTAAGTAGTTAATTAAGTGACCCCACTAGTTAAACTGCAAGCTAGTGCTGctgcatgcatcatgcatgcgTGCAGATAGGCTGCATTCTGGCTGAGCACCAGGGGATTAGCAAGAACCATGGACGATTGCCGTCTAAAGTATATTTGGTTATAATATATATAAGACCAAGCTAAGATCGAGGCGTCACCTTGGGCAGATCCAGTCGCCGGGCTTCATCCCGGCCTGGCCGGCGACGGTGAACCCCCACCcctgggcgacggcggcggccgcctcgtTCTTGGCGGCGGAGCACTTGAAGCAGCTCCCGCGGGAGGCGTAGTTGTGGACGCCGCAGCGGCAGCAGTACCAGTCGCCGGGCTTGACGTCCCAGTCGCCGCCCAGCGCGGCGTAGTCCGTCCGCTCGCCGCCCAGCTTGGCCTCGCCGCAGCGCTGGCACGCGTCGCGCTTGCAGAAGTTGACGTACTGGCACGACCGGCAGCTCCAGTCGCCGTatttcatcttctccatttgcTTTTCTCTTCTCTGTTCCGACCAAAGAAAGCTTGTATATATCTTCCTAGCAGCTGCTAGCTACTCGATCTTCTCTTTGTTGAATTGTCTGGCGACAATCTAGCAGCTAGTTGTATTGTATCTAGCTACCTATATATGCGTCGATCGATCGATGCCGATCGGGAGCGAGCGGTCGAGCTAGCCGGAGCTGCTGGAATGCTGCTACTGCTGAGCTAGGCAGCTAGCTGAGCTTCTCGCAGCTCGCTTGATCTGGGCGAGTGGATGGACGGCTCGTTGTTGCTTGGGTtgaagagggaggaggcgcgcgcgggctTTTATATAGGGTTTGGTGCAGCTTGGTAGGAGGCGAGGCAAAGTTGGTAGGGGGGCCCAAGGAAGCTACCTAGCTAGTTAGCTAGAGCTGCCGCATGATGTGCTGTGTGAGCTGAGCTGAGTGTGCGCTCTCCGCTCTCTGTCTGTCTGGCTCATCATGCATCGCTTTTCAGTTATACTGTTACACTGTGGAATCTCCAGGATTGATGGGGACCTATACTCGGCATGCAGGAGATCGAGGTCGAGCTGGGGCGTGATGAGGTAGGAACCAAATGCCACCTGCCTCCTCCAGTTCCCAACTTCATCAGGCAATGCGTGCCCCCTCTGCTAGCGTCTGAGATCGATATATGCCAAAGCATCCATCCATGTCGCCATGGGTACTGATCACATTTTTTGACTTTTGAGTGGTGCGCATTTGCTCGGCGTTCATGTTTAGTACTTTCACAAGAGTACACTGCCAAAAtcctttttctttgttttgtcTATGAAGTTTTGCATGAAAACTTTTTGAGTGTAATTATTATTAGAAGATATATGTTTTTACTAGGATATAGTCTGGTCATCTATCAGTTTCAccaaatttttgttggctctaTATTCGCATGAAAATTTTGGGTCGTCATCTACTCATCTAATGGTTTCAACAGATTTTCATTCTTTTTAGATATTTCATCTTTGTAACTTAAGCGTAACAAGGCACAACTCCACCACCCACACTAGAATTAAAAATTCTGATTTCCACGATTTACTTATCTAAAGAAAAGTTGTGAGGTcatgacatatatatatatatatatataaatcaaAGAAGGCATAAGAAATGCTGCTAAAATGAGACTCAACCATTTAACATATCTTTACGGTATTAGAATGTATTAGAATGGCTGATGTTGATGCTATTAATTTCCTCAATTAATTTATATTATGAAGTACTAATTTTTAAGAAAGCAACTCTCTGTAGGTGTTCCTTCCATTTCAGAAACTTGCCTGCGACTATCAATTTCATATTTCTAGGTGTTCTCTGATTTATTTCTGCCTCTAGCTAGTACCAAACTTATATACATGCATGGCTGAGGTTAAATTAAATTAGCATAATATTTTTGCTATAAATCAAGAGCCTCGGTAGCACCTCAAGTCCTAGATTCGACTCCCCGTGAGAGCCAACATTCTACGTTTTAATGGCGTTGTGCTTTTAGTAATAGGCGACGTTTCCATCGACAGCGAGGCGACTGCGttgacttcatcaatctcgaaGATTTGtaggctcagtcttcgaagatactcataggggtagggttttcGTATGTATATTCATAGGGGTGAGAGTGCGTGCATGGTGAATGTTTGAGTTGTACTGCAGTGTGAGAACGAAGCAAGCAAATGGGGAACTTCATCTTGTACTATTTTAATAACCCTGGTTCCCAGGTTTACATACAGACGCTAGTATTTTTAGAGGAATATTGTCGAAATATGACAGGGGCATGCATACTCAGGGGTGCACATGAATGTGATGTGTGCGTCACCTTGTGAACTGAAAAAAAAGCAAGATCATATCGTACATACTTTGAACTAGATTAGTTAaagggaagaggaagagaagcgATGTGAATGGGTTCCACACTGCAAGGCCAGCAAGAATACAATACGCGACGAATAACAATGCAAACTGTGGGGCGACGAATAGCAATGCAAACTGGGAAGGCGGCACCACAACGAGGTCCAGTGatgaggaggtggcgcggccggCGTAATGTAGTAGGTCAAATACCCTAGCCATTATTAGGACATATAATTTCTCAAATTCTGTTCCCATtttctagctagctagtacGTCAGCCCATACGCGAGTAGTTATCTTTTATATCACGATTAAGTaaaatattcatcatcatcgttCAAAAGTGAGATACGCTCCGGAGACCTTATTGTTTTTCTTGTTTATCAGTGGGACCGGGGCTAACCATGTAATAAATATATCAATGACCAAAAAGGTTCCCCCCCATGTGTGCAATCAACCTATATCCCAATAACTTTGTTATTACCAGTGTCATGCGGCATTAATGTATAGACAGATACTGAGAGCATGTTTAATAGTCACGTCCGCTCCTCGCCAGTTGCGGGCGACGAGGCATACGCCAGAGGAGCGGGTCCCGCTGTCTACAACGCAAAGATTCTTGGCCACCCAATTGCATCGCGCACAGCGCGTTTTCGCCCACCCCTGCAGGCGTCTTGCCATACGCCGGTTCGCTTCTCTCTCTtcgtttctctctcctccacgtaGATATGTGCCGGCTATCCTCCcatcataatacttgctctgatGTACGCGTGCGCGCGCAATGTGTGGAGCATGCGGTGGTCAACTAACTAATTGCTGAGTGACACATGTAAAACATGCACTGGGAGAGCTAATTATATAAATATCCCAAAGATGTATCTTTTCTGCATCAACTAGCAATCTAGCATATGGTCACCAAGATAACCTGAGATAAACTGCCCAGGAGTATCGTATTTCAGATTATTTTGATGTTCCAGACTGGTCAGGGTTATGTATTTGGATCATAAGCTAGATTATATAATCTAGAAGGCAAACAAATAAACAAATCCTAGTAGCATCATCGTCTCTTGATGATGGATTATGTGTAGCACGTGAATATCTTTTTTATATCGTCACACCAACATATGTAGTGCATATTATTTCTTGTTAAAGTGCATGAGTTGCTCACCATTTCGATCTCAACGGCTACACTATTTTTCTCTAAATTATCAGTGTATGACAAACAAATCCTTGTCAAATAATCGACTCtactacacacacacacacaataaTGTACCCAATGCCGGCGTTATTTCTGAGGGCATGCATGCAGCTAGCTATGGCCAGTACAATTATATGTGTAGACCAGGGCCGACAGAGATGTCGTATAACGGTACACATGTGGACATGTGGTATGCAGTATACATGTGATGCCCTGATCCTGAgcagggtttacaaaaccgaccggtccggtcaaaccgccgaccttcggtagcggtttaccggaccggtttgaccggaaactggtggaattcaaatccaaattcaaaagcacatgtgtaaccggttccgaccggtataccgaccggtttgaccggtccggtctgaccggttaccggtgttTTAACTAAAAAATCCAACAGT
This genomic interval carries:
- the LOC120676868 gene encoding zinc finger Ran-binding domain-containing protein 2-like, whose amino-acid sequence is MEKMKYGDWSCRSCQYVNFCKRDACQRCGEAKLGGERTDYAALGGDWDVKPGDWYCCRCGVHNYASRGSCFKCSAAKNEAAAAVAQGWGFTVAGQAGMKPGDWICPRLGCNVQNYANRTECFRCNMPRSYNG